Proteins from a genomic interval of Cupriavidus sp. P-10:
- a CDS encoding DUF1330 domain-containing protein, which translates to MSAYLIADVDITDPALFEEYKREVPATEARYGGKYLGRGGRTKVLEGDWQPHRLVIVEFPDMDSLMAWYDSPEYARLKASVKDVQRQGLSRWKALQPWRRSTFVAGPRQSVLPS; encoded by the coding sequence ATGTCTGCATACCTGATTGCCGATGTCGATATAACAGACCCCGCCCTTTTTGAAGAGTACAAACGAGAAGTACCGGCTACTGAGGCGCGCTACGGTGGAAAATATCTAGGCCGCGGTGGTCGAACCAAGGTTCTCGAAGGCGACTGGCAGCCGCATCGTCTCGTTATTGTCGAATTCCCGGATATGGATTCCTTGATGGCCTGGTATGACTCGCCAGAGTATGCCCGCCTCAAGGCATCCGTGAAAGATGTGCAACGACAAGGATTATCGCGCTGGAAGGCATTACAGCCGTGGCGTCGTAGTACGTTTGTGGCCGGCCCTCGACAGTCGGTACTTCCTTCGTGA
- a CDS encoding transposase: MPLSDLFATLTQYLHTQVFHDLARHVEYPAAFTRQRKLTLPTLTPQTVRLIRQISPAGKVRVLITNLLDMQRYPAATFRDLYHQRWRLEEAFKRLKHRMALEHLSGLSQLAARQDFGAKILSDNLHALCCLSAAQEHEIDSDHRINRTFAITALKPVLSAALLGLRWAKAALNETLALIATRTHRVRPDRAKPRPPRHKPHRHATYKAF, encoded by the coding sequence ATGCCCCTGTCCGATCTGTTCGCTACGCTTACCCAATATCTGCACACCCAGGTCTTTCACGATCTTGCCCGTCATGTCGAATATCCGGCTGCATTCACTCGTCAGCGTAAGCTCACCCTGCCAACACTTACCCCCCAGACCGTTCGGCTGATCCGGCAGATCTCGCCAGCCGGCAAGGTGCGCGTGCTCATCACCAATCTGCTCGACATGCAGCGCTATCCGGCGGCCACCTTCCGCGATCTCTACCATCAGCGCTGGCGCCTCGAGGAGGCATTCAAACGCCTCAAGCACCGCATGGCACTCGAACATCTGTCTGGCCTCTCACAGTTGGCCGCCAGGCAGGACTTCGGCGCCAAAATCCTCAGCGACAACCTGCACGCCCTATGCTGCCTCAGCGCCGCGCAGGAGCATGAAATCGACTCGGACCATCGCATCAATCGAACCTTCGCCATCACCGCTCTCAAACCTGTCCTGTCCGCGGCGCTGCTCGGCTTGCGATGGGCCAAGGCTGCTCTGAATGAGACCTTGGCCTTGATCGCAACACGTACCCATCGCGTGCGACCGGATCGCGCTAAGCCACGTCCGCCTCGCCACAAACCTCATCGACATGCTACTTACAAGGCTTTTTGA
- a CDS encoding SIR2 family protein yields the protein MISIGDIYDKDINFLFGSGASFGLLPTLQLQMRTGVDDARYSLEELATKFEQEDGDRRRLVPLFMHYYSSCIRPAERLTLQAAVGNAAGAETIKNYRAFLTTALEMASRRKALDRRCNLFTTNYDGCFPLVADELIKEGRTDFVLNDGARGFSKRILQARNFGSYLCQAGVLGRYQSSIPQVNLIHLHGSVYWSKAGSAIQVRYDTENRADLLDAETAELLQPFSAALNNPDAELAQLPDTGIDNEVLAAFWAKYERMPIVNPTKWKFHETVYEEHYYQMLRLLSYELEKQNAVLITFGFSFADEHILNLVLRSLSNPGLQVFICCYNTSERTAMEDKFKGHRNVKCLALDGENMDFTAFNERVLVWPEAVAAKPASALPPPAAAAVPPEHDDLEDLVQ from the coding sequence GTGATTTCAATTGGAGACATTTACGATAAGGATATCAACTTCCTCTTCGGATCGGGGGCGTCCTTTGGCCTGCTGCCGACGCTGCAGCTTCAAATGCGAACAGGTGTAGACGATGCGCGGTACTCGCTTGAGGAATTGGCGACTAAGTTCGAGCAGGAGGATGGTGACCGTCGGCGCCTCGTGCCGCTGTTCATGCACTACTACTCGTCCTGCATCAGACCTGCGGAACGGCTCACCCTCCAAGCCGCTGTCGGCAATGCGGCGGGTGCCGAGACCATCAAAAACTACCGGGCTTTCCTGACCACGGCGCTGGAGATGGCGAGTCGCCGCAAGGCACTGGACCGGCGTTGCAATCTCTTCACGACGAACTACGACGGGTGTTTCCCGCTGGTGGCCGACGAACTGATCAAGGAAGGGCGCACCGACTTCGTTTTGAATGACGGTGCGCGCGGTTTCAGCAAGCGCATCTTGCAGGCCCGCAACTTTGGGTCGTACCTGTGCCAGGCAGGCGTCTTAGGGCGCTACCAAAGTAGCATCCCTCAAGTAAATTTAATCCATCTCCACGGGTCGGTGTACTGGAGCAAGGCAGGGTCGGCGATCCAGGTCCGCTACGACACGGAGAACCGTGCTGACCTGCTTGACGCTGAAACCGCCGAATTGCTGCAGCCGTTCTCAGCCGCGCTGAACAACCCTGATGCCGAACTCGCTCAGTTGCCGGACACTGGAATCGACAACGAGGTGCTGGCGGCGTTCTGGGCGAAGTACGAGCGCATGCCCATCGTTAACCCGACCAAGTGGAAATTTCACGAGACGGTGTACGAGGAGCACTATTACCAAATGCTACGCCTGCTCAGCTATGAGCTGGAGAAGCAAAACGCTGTGCTCATCACGTTCGGCTTCTCCTTCGCAGACGAGCACATCCTCAACCTCGTCCTGCGATCCCTCTCCAACCCAGGGCTGCAGGTCTTTATCTGTTGCTACAACACTTCGGAGCGCACAGCCATGGAGGACAAGTTCAAAGGCCACCGCAACGTCAAGTGTTTGGCTCTGGACGGCGAAAATATGGACTTCACTGCCTTCAATGAGAGGGTGTTGGTCTGGCCGGAGGCGGTTGCCGCGAAGCCAGCGTCGGCGCTGCCGCCTCCCGCAGCAGCCGCGGTGCCTCCTGAGCACGATGACCTTGAGGACTTGGTCCAATGA
- a CDS encoding ATP-binding protein, with protein sequence MSIRVGEVIAVQGTKVVLKIDEQSSKETLFHGGDKYKGVSIREYLSIQRGFRDIICMVDGEYLDESRVETQDGKATFIRKVEARPIGFFDRTGFTQGIKFLPMIQDAAYLLPEERIRSIFDRKADSSFKIGQMLKEEIAVGLPWKRLFNSHIGIFGNTGSGKSNTLAKLYTVLFDQKLPRIEGKSRFVILDFNGEYGGEQLAPTAHKTVYQLSTQEQPGDANAGDKFPLASTEFWDLDTLSLLFQATLNTQRPFLSRVLTGKARFEARPGSLDTYAKSKFRQAFCAGEVRPATLDLMRVVARLINFQALDDLLRQVIWHQRGGRFALNGVFFNTDGENYDHHIAPTVDALDTSGLDEFDQLIVRINLQLMSDLNAGYVQFEHIQPLLKRVESSLKSMRRVLRIANAAEDERVLTVISLRRCNNDVKKVLPLLFAKHYYNAHKSAVASPPDRTVHLIVDEAHNILSEQSTRESESWKDYRLELFEEIIKEGRKFGIFVTIASQRPADISPTIVSQLHNFFIHRLVNDRDLFLIDNTISTLDAVSRSLIPGLSQGCCVVTGTAFELPMVIQVERLPSGKQPASEDVDLERLWSEAPAVLV encoded by the coding sequence ATGAGTATTCGTGTTGGCGAGGTCATTGCGGTTCAAGGAACCAAGGTGGTTCTGAAGATCGACGAGCAGTCCAGCAAAGAGACACTTTTCCACGGTGGCGACAAGTACAAGGGCGTCTCCATCCGAGAGTACCTGTCGATTCAGCGAGGTTTCCGAGACATCATCTGCATGGTTGACGGTGAATACCTGGACGAGAGTCGTGTTGAAACGCAAGATGGCAAAGCAACCTTCATTCGCAAGGTGGAGGCCAGGCCTATCGGCTTCTTCGACCGTACCGGCTTCACACAGGGCATCAAGTTCCTGCCGATGATCCAGGATGCGGCCTACCTCTTGCCCGAAGAGCGCATTAGATCCATCTTCGACCGCAAGGCCGACAGCAGCTTCAAGATCGGGCAGATGCTCAAGGAAGAGATTGCAGTCGGGCTGCCTTGGAAGCGGCTGTTCAACAGCCATATCGGCATATTTGGGAACACAGGCAGCGGAAAATCGAACACGCTCGCCAAGCTCTACACGGTATTGTTTGACCAAAAGCTGCCGCGCATCGAGGGAAAGAGCCGTTTCGTTATCCTCGACTTCAACGGTGAATATGGGGGCGAACAACTCGCACCTACGGCGCATAAGACGGTGTATCAGCTCTCGACTCAAGAGCAACCTGGCGATGCCAATGCGGGGGACAAGTTTCCCTTGGCTTCTACCGAATTCTGGGACCTTGATACCCTTTCGCTCTTGTTCCAGGCCACGCTGAACACCCAGCGCCCGTTCCTAAGCCGCGTCCTTACTGGAAAGGCGCGATTCGAGGCTAGGCCAGGTTCGCTTGATACATATGCGAAGAGTAAGTTCCGGCAAGCATTTTGTGCGGGCGAGGTCAGGCCTGCAACGCTTGATCTAATGCGGGTCGTTGCGCGGCTAATCAACTTCCAGGCGTTGGATGATTTGCTAAGACAGGTAATCTGGCATCAGCGGGGCGGAAGATTCGCCCTCAACGGTGTGTTCTTCAATACGGACGGTGAAAACTATGACCACCATATCGCTCCTACTGTGGACGCACTGGACACGTCTGGCCTAGATGAATTCGACCAGCTGATTGTGCGGATCAATCTGCAGCTGATGTCCGACCTGAATGCTGGGTACGTCCAATTCGAGCACATCCAACCCCTTCTCAAGCGCGTGGAGTCCTCGCTGAAGAGCATGCGCCGGGTGCTGCGCATAGCTAATGCCGCAGAAGACGAGAGGGTCTTGACTGTGATTTCCTTGCGCCGATGCAACAACGATGTCAAGAAGGTTCTGCCGCTCCTGTTTGCGAAGCACTACTACAACGCCCATAAATCGGCGGTGGCCAGCCCTCCAGACCGGACCGTCCATCTTATAGTCGATGAGGCGCACAACATCCTTTCTGAACAGTCAACGCGAGAGAGTGAAAGCTGGAAGGACTATCGCCTCGAACTCTTCGAGGAGATCATTAAGGAGGGCCGCAAGTTCGGCATTTTCGTAACGATTGCTAGCCAACGTCCGGCTGACATCTCGCCAACCATCGTCTCGCAGTTGCACAACTTCTTTATCCATCGCTTGGTGAACGACAGAGACCTGTTTCTCATCGACAACACCATCTCTACGCTTGACGCCGTGTCGCGCAGTCTCATCCCTGGGCTGTCCCAAGGGTGCTGCGTGGTCACTGGAACCGCGTTTGAGCTTCCGATGGTCATCCAGGTGGAACGCTTGCCGAGCGGAAAGCAGCCAGCCAGCGAGGACGTTGACCTTGAAAGGCTATGGAGCGAGGCCCCGGCGGTCTTGGTTTGA